Proteins encoded in a region of the Trypanosoma brucei brucei TREU927 chromosome 5, complete sequence genome:
- a CDS encoding vesicle-associated membrane protein, putative (similar to Vesicle-associated membrane protein 713 (AtVAMP713). (Swiss-Prot:Q9LFP1) [Arabidopsis thaliana]): protein MPIKYSCVNEGTTILAEHPQGELPKLAELTQKVIATVPGNEYRRKTVEDKDGGVNYHYISNGEGRTVACVTTNDMRMRTVFAFLEAVESVVRSSAGQSGGELRNGKKLLQQKMEFYNNPQNDRITALNDDINQVVDVMMDNMDKVLARGDRIDTLHERSATLSEQAQQFQRRSTQLKRNMCLKNLKLTIMIVLTVVVIIFIIIIFICKPNFSNCKS, encoded by the coding sequence ATGCCCATTAAATATAGTTGTGTCAATGAAGGGACAACCATCCTAGCCGAGCACCCACAGGGTGAACTCCCTAAACTTGCGGAGTTGACGCAAAAGGTTATAGCCACAGTGCCCGGAAACGAGTATCGAAGGAAGACGGTTGAAGATAAGGATGGTGGAGTCAACTATCACTATATCAGCAACGGTGAGGGCCGCACTGTGGCGTGCGTAACAACGAATGATATGAGGATGCGAACGGTTTTTGCATTTCTTGAGGCTGTCGAGTCCGTTGTTCGGTCGAGTGCCGGTCAGTCGGGGGGCGAATTGCGCAACGGCAAGAAACTTCTTCAGCAGAAAATGGAGTTTTACAACAACCCGCAAAACGACCGTATTACGGCCTTAAACGACGACATCAATCAGGTTGTGGATGTAATGATGGACAATATGGACAAGGTACTGGCCCGTGGGGATCGTATTGACACATTACATGAAAGGTCTGCAACTCTCTCGGAGCAAGCGCAGCAGTTTCAGCGGCGTTCCACGCAGCTCAAGCGTAATATGTGTCTGAAAAACCTTAAACTCACAATTATGATTGTCCTTACGGTAGTTGTGATCAtattcattatcattatctttATCTGCAAACCGAACTTTTCCAACTGCAAGTCATAA
- a CDS encoding phosphoglycerate mutase protein, putative (similar to 2,3-bisphosphoglycerate-dependent phosphoglycerate mutase (EC 5.4.2.1)(Phosphoglyceromutase) (PGAM) (BPG-dependent PGAM) (dPGM). (Swiss-Prot:Q8KL44) [Rhizobium etli;]), whose amino-acid sequence MAEVHVCRHGQDEDNRDGLLNGRRDRPLTALGREQASEVALRLKNGGVSYDVILASPLQRAYETACAIGRALDLVVETDEELTERDFGILAGKPVADIRKYAGENVLQGDKVLYFLEVEGAETFDECFNRAARLLKRVDERFSGKRVLLVCHGDIGKMVQAVRKNITWRDALLLPYMSNTDIVEL is encoded by the coding sequence ATGGCAGAGGTGCATGTATGTAGGCATGGCCAGGACGAAGATAACCGCGATGGTTTATTAAATGGACGCCGTGACCGGCCTCTAACTGCTTTAGGCCGTGAGCAGGCCAGTGAAGTGGCTTTGAGACTCAAAAATGGTGGCGTCTCATATGACGTAATTTTGGCATCCCCCCTCCAACGGGCTTACGAGACCGCGTGCGCCATTGGTAGAGCCCTCGATTTGGTTGTGGAGACGGACGAGGAACTTACTGAGCGAGACTTTGGTATTTTGGCCGGCAAACCGGTGGCTGATATCCGAAAGTACGCCGGAGAGAACGTTCTCCAAGGTGACAAagtgttgtattttcttGAGGTGGAGGGTGCGGAGACATTTGATGAGTGCTTTAACCGGGCTGCACGCTTGTTGAAACGCGTGGATGAACGGTTCAGCGGGAAACGCGTCCTTTTGGTGTGCCACGGTGACATCGGGAAAATGGTGCAGGCGGTGCGGAAGAACATAACATGGCGAGATGCTCTTCTGCTTCCATACATGTCAAACACTGACATTG